From a region of the Hypanus sabinus isolate sHypSab1 chromosome 2, sHypSab1.hap1, whole genome shotgun sequence genome:
- the zdhhc22 gene encoding palmitoyltransferase ZDHHC22 yields the protein MLKLKILNTIAPSYFLAVSITTLILQSFVFIPTIFADDFRRPWSHCGFHFTFFLYVSVNVLGNYFLILWYPSESLQSSRVPSESSPALQPGSHFCKLCSKVILKRDHHCFFTANCIGNRNMRYFLMFGWYTSIVCLYSLVIGVAYLSIEYHLSFENPLTFLTLLPLSFFHFFFSMIPSFQLFLVLMLYIWLGIGLTCAGFCCQQILLVARGRTWYHLKKGLPAVRCTPWGVNLQDVFGKRWLLGFFFPIPTVHVDPKDK from the coding sequence ATGTTGAAGCTGAAGATTTTGAACACCATTGCGCCTTCCTACTTCCTTGCAGTCTCCATTACCACCCTGATCCTTCAGAGCTTTGTCTTCATTCCCACCATCTTTGCTGATGACTTCCGCCGCCCCTGGTCCCACTGCGGCTTCCATTTTACCTTCTTCCTCTACGTGTCAGTGAACGTCCTGGGCAACTACTTCCTGATTCTGTGGTACCCTTCGGAGAGCCTCCAGAGCAGCAGAGTGCCCAGTGAGAGCAGCCCTGCACTGCAGCCAGGCAGTCACTTCTGTAAACTCTGCAGTAAGGTCATCCTGAAGCGAGACCATCACTGCTTCTTCACCGCCAACTGCATAGGCAACAGGAACATGCGCTACTTCCTCATGTTCGGCTGGTACACCTCCATTGTTTGCCTCTACTCCCTGGTGATAGGTGTGGCCTACTTGAGCATTGAATACCATCTCTCCTTCGAGAATCCCCTCACCTTCctcaccctcctccctctctccttctttcACTTTTTCTTCAGTATGATCCCATCTTTCCAGCTATTCCTTGTCCTCATGCTCTACATCTGGCTGGGCATTGGACTCACCTGTGCTGGCTTCTGTTGCCAACAGATCCTGCTGGTAGCTCGGGGCCGAACTTGGTACCACCTGAAGAAGGGGTTGCCCGCAGTTCGTTGCACTCCATGGGGGGTTAATCTCCAGGATGTATTCGGGAAGCGTTGGTTACTGGGATTCTTCTTCCCAATTCCAACAGTACATGTGGATCCAAAGGATAAATAA